TGAATTCATCGGGCGGCTGCCGGAGCAATCAGGAATGTTTTCTCCGGCAGATCGGTTCGAGTTGGAGAGGTTTTTTTCCTAACCATGTCTGAAGGCTGGTGTCGATGATGGATCAAGTGGGTCAAACCGTTCTCTCCGTCGATGGGGTGTCGAAAAGTTACCTGATGGGCGAGGTGACCGTGAAGGCTTTGCACGACATTTCGCTCGACTTCGGGGCGGGCCAGCTGGTGGTGCTGCTCGGCGCTTCCGGCAGCGGCAAATCGACGCTGCTCAACATCGTCGGCGGCCTCGATGTGCCTGATTCCGGCACGGTATCGTTCAAGGGCCAGGACATTAACGCCAAGGGCGAGGCTGGCCTGACGGCGTTTCGTCGCCGCTCCATCGGCTTCGTGTTCCAGTTTTACAACCTCATCGCAAGCCTCTCGGCGCTCGAAAACGTGCAGCTCGTTACGGAGCTGGTCGAAAATCCCATGCCGCCCGAGGAGGCGTTGCGGCTGGTCGGCCTCGGTGACCGCATCAACCATTTCCCTTCGCAGCTTTCGGGTGGCGAACAGCAGCGCGTCGCCATCGCCCGCGCCGTCGCCAAGCGTCCGGAGCTGCTGCTCTGCGACGAACCCACCGGCGCGCTCGACTACCGCACCGGCAAGCTGGTGCTCGAAGTGATCGAAAAAGTCAATCGGGAACTCGGTACCACCACGCTGGTCATCACGCACAACGTCTCGATCTCCGGCATGGCCGACCGCATCATCACGTTACGAAGTGGCGAAGTGGTCGAAGATCGGCGGAATGAGAAGAAGATTTCGCCATCGGAGTTGTCGTGGTGATTGGGGGGATGATCGCTGGTGACTTATTAGGGCACAAATCCAGTGGTCGGTGTCTTATACGGAAACCATGCAATTAATTTTGTGCATAAGCGTTGGCTCCCGGAAGAATATATCTCTGTGAGAAGGGATGCTTGTTTTCAAGCAGACAGCTTCATGAAGGCGAACGGGAAACCCTCCCTGTGTACGGCCAATCGGTCATGCTGGTTAAACTTCACCAGAACGGGCGGATAACACCGGCGATCCGTTGGGCAATTCAGAGCTCCAGCCTGTCGGTAAGTCAGCTGGCGGCCAGGCATGGCATTGGTAAAGCCCACAGCCCTGCAATGGAAAAACCGCGACCCGGTTGACAACCTTCCCAATACGCCGCGCCGGCTCAACAAGATCAAGCCTGCTCATCCGCAGACGAACGGCATGGTCGAGCGCTGTAACGGCCGGATAGAGGAGATTCCCAGGCAGACCAGATTTGCCAGCGCCAACGAGCTTGCCACAACGATCGAGCACTGTGCAAAGCTCGCTGATGCCCGGACTCCGCAGACCATGTCAGGCCATCGTACACCGCTGGATACCTTGCGGGCATGGCGTAAAGGTTCGGATTTGTTTGTCCAAAACATCTATAATCTGGCGGAATCTGACACATAGTTTTTGTGGTTGTTGGAGCAAAATTTCAGTAACTTTACCGGGTACCCTCATCAATTACCGTTACCCCAGGTGGTTGTGTATTTCTTTATGCAGCATGTATTCCCGAAAAAGTGTTTCCGCTATTGTATCGATATATGTCGTTATAATCATGATTTTGTTTTGTGACTGTTTTGGTGATATTGTTTTTTCCTGATGAGATACCGGAAAAAAGATGCTACTTTTATCCATCATGTTATACAGCAGGGCTGTTCTTTATCAATCGCTGTTCTTTGTCAGGTTTATTATGCTCCTGCTGTTGGCAGTCTTTCTGTAATACAAGGAACACAGAGAAAAAACAGAGCAATGAAACAACCAACCAAAGCTAAATGGATCGTCAGGGCCACATCGGCGCTAGCGGGACTTGGGGTCTTGCTTTCAGCGTCACAAGCGTATGCAAGCGAGGCCGATCTGGTATTGCCGGACTTAAGCTCGGTATCCTTTTTGGGCGGAATACCTGGCCACACGTTGTTGATGTATGGTCTTGTGGTATGCCTTTTTGGCATGATTTTCGGCTTGATTCAGTATCAGGGAATCAACAAGCTGCCCGTTCATGCGGCCATGAAGGAGATCAGCGACCTGATCTACGAGACTTGTAAAACCTACCTCATTACCCAGGGCAAATTCATCATTATCCTCTGGGCTCTTGTCGCGGCAATCATCGTTGCCTATTTTGGCGGCCTCAACCATCTCGCACCTGACAAGGTTGTCTTCATTCTCGCCTGCAGCCTTCTCGGTATTGCCGGCAGTTACACGGTCGCCTGGTTCGGCATGAGGATCAACACCTTCGCCAACTCCCGTACCGCATTCGCCAGTCTCGGCGGCAAACCATTTCCGACTTACGCCATTCCGCTTCGCGCCGGCATGAGCATCGGTATGCTGCTTATCAGCATCGAGCTGTTCGCGATGCTCTGCATCCTGCTCTTCATCCCGGTCGATTATGCTGGCCCATGTTTCATCGGTTTCGCTATCGGTGAATCGCTTGGCGCTTCGGTGCTGCGTATCGCTGGCGGTATCTTCACCAAGATCGCCGATATCGGTTCCGACCTCATGAAGATCGTCTTCAAAATCAAGGAGGACGACGCCCGCAACCCTGGCGTTATCGCCGACTGCACGGGTGACAACGCAGGCGATTCCGTCGGGCCGACGGCTGACGGTTTCGAGACCTATGGTGTGACCGGCGTTGCTCTGATCTCCTTTATCCTGCTCGCCATCAAGGATCCTTCGATCCAGGTTTCACTGCTCGTCTGGATTTTCGCCATGCGTCTCGTCATGATTGTTGCCAGCGCCGTGTCTTACTGGGTCAATGACGCCCTCGCCAAGATGAAGTATGGCAACGCCGACGAAATGAACTTCGAGAAACCGCTGATCACTCTCGTCTGGCTTACCTCGATCGTTTCCATCGTCCTGACCTACATCGCATCCTATATGCTGATTGCCCAGCTTGGCGACGGCACGATGTGGTGGAAGCTTGCCTCGATCATCACCTGCGGCACGATTGCCGGCGCGCTCATTCCCGAGCTGGTCGACAGGTTCACCTCAACCGAGTGCGCCTTTGTTCGCAACGTCGTGCAGTGCTCCAAAGAGGGTGGTGCTGCGTTGAACATCCTTTCCGGTCTCGTTGCCGGTAACTTCAGCGCCTACTGGATGGGCCTGGCGATTATCGTCCTTATGGGGGCAGCCTT
The nucleotide sequence above comes from Chlorobaculum tepidum TLS. Encoded proteins:
- a CDS encoding ABC transporter ATP-binding protein, whose translation is MMDQVGQTVLSVDGVSKSYLMGEVTVKALHDISLDFGAGQLVVLLGASGSGKSTLLNIVGGLDVPDSGTVSFKGQDINAKGEAGLTAFRRRSIGFVFQFYNLIASLSALENVQLVTELVENPMPPEEALRLVGLGDRINHFPSQLSGGEQQRVAIARAVAKRPELLLCDEPTGALDYRTGKLVLEVIEKVNRELGTTTLVITHNVSISGMADRIITLRSGEVVEDRRNEKKISPSELSW
- a CDS encoding sodium-translocating pyrophosphatase, with product MKQPTKAKWIVRATSALAGLGVLLSASQAYASEADLVLPDLSSVSFLGGIPGHTLLMYGLVVCLFGMIFGLIQYQGINKLPVHAAMKEISDLIYETCKTYLITQGKFIIILWALVAAIIVAYFGGLNHLAPDKVVFILACSLLGIAGSYTVAWFGMRINTFANSRTAFASLGGKPFPTYAIPLRAGMSIGMLLISIELFAMLCILLFIPVDYAGPCFIGFAIGESLGASVLRIAGGIFTKIADIGSDLMKIVFKIKEDDARNPGVIADCTGDNAGDSVGPTADGFETYGVTGVALISFILLAIKDPSIQVSLLVWIFAMRLVMIVASAVSYWVNDALAKMKYGNADEMNFEKPLITLVWLTSIVSIVLTYIASYMLIAQLGDGTMWWKLASIITCGTIAGALIPELVDRFTSTECAFVRNVVQCSKEGGAALNILSGLVAGNFSAYWMGLAIIVLMGAAFGFSTLGLDVMMLAPSVFAFGLVAFGFLSMGPVTIAVDSYGPVTDNAQSVYELSLIETLPNISNSIESEFGFKPDFENAKRYLEANDGAGNTFKATAKPVLIGTAVVGSTTMIFSIIMILTGGLADTGAIAKLSILWPPFLLGLLMGGAVIYWFTGASMNAVTTGAYYAVAFIKKNIKLDGVTKASTEDSKKVVEICTRFAQKGMINLFLTIFFSTLAFACLESYLFIGYLISIALFGLYQAIFMANAGGAWDNAKKVVETELHAKGTELHDASVVGDTVGDPFKDTSSVALNPIIKFTTLFGLLAIELAIKLPTTISVSLAVVFFLLSLVFVHRSFFSMRIAVDKD